Part of the Marinitoga hydrogenitolerans DSM 16785 genome, TAGAATTTAAATTCATTTTATTACTTACAATATATAGAGGGGTTCTAGGTTGATATGTTTTTAATATTTCTAAATAATCGGTGATATTTTCACCATGAAGTTCTATTTCGCTTATTATTAACGAATATTTTTCTTTAAAATTATCTTCGTTATTTAAAAAATCTTTTAATTCATTTAAAGTATAAATAACAGTATTGATATAATCTACATTTTGAAGGTAATTATCAATCATCTTTTCATATAATATAACTATTTCTGGTGAATCATCAATAATTAATATTTTATGCATAAAAATCCTCCTAAAGGACAAATTCGCTCAAATCCTTGTCTTCAGCGAGTTTTCCTATTCTTTGTTTTACATATTCTTTTGTAATTTGTATTTCCACTTCAGAACCTAAAGGTGCTTCAAAAGAAACTTCTTCAAGTACCTTTTCAACAACAGTATATAATCTCCTAGCACCAATATTCTCAATTTTTTCATTTAAATTAAATGCAATCTTAGCAATTTCATTTATACCCTCATCGGTAAATACTAAATTTACCCCATCTGTTTCTAACAACGCTTTGTATTGTTTGGTAACAGCATTTTCAGGTTCAACTAATATTCTAACAAAATCTTTTTCTGTTAATGCATCTAATTCAACTCTAATTGGGAATCTGCCCTGCATTTCGGGAATTAGATCAGAAGGTTTAGCAACATGAAAAGCTCCAGCAGCAATAAATAACATATAATCTGTTTTTATTGGACCGTGTTTTGTTATAACAGTTGTACCTTCAACTATAGGTAATAAATCTCTCTGAACTCCTTCACGTGAAACATCCGGGCCGGAACTTCCTGATTTTGCAGCTATTTTATCCATCTCATCAATAAATATAATACCCCTATTTTGAGCTCTATCTAGTGCTTCCTGTATCATTTTATCTTTATCAATCAGCTTTTCTGCTTCCATTGGTAATAAAACTTTTCTAGCATCTTTAATTTTCATCTTTTTTCTGATTGTTTTTTTAGGCATCATATTTGAAAACATTTCGCCAATTTGTATACCCATATCTTCAAATTCTGGGCCAAGTCCGGCAAACATAGGAGCAGCACTTTCTTCAACTTCAATCTCGATTTCAATATCTTCCAATTCTTTATTTTTTAATTTTTGTTTTAATTGAGCTCTTCTTTCAAGGTTATTTGTATCTTGAACAGGTTCTTCTTTCCTTGGCTGATTTTGGCCGAACATATTTAATAATTCCATAAAATTACCTGCTGAAGGTTGTCTTGATTTTTTTACACCCATTAAAGCATCTAATATTTTTTCATTTACCATTTCTTCAGCTTTTTCTTCAACTTCAATCATCATTTCATTTCTTACCATGTTTATAGAAACATCAACTAATTCTCTTATCATAGATTCAACATTTTTTCCAACATAACCAACCTCAGTAAATCTTGTAGCTTCAACCTTAATAAATGGCGCATTAGCAATTTGAGCTAATCTTCGTGCAATCTCAGTTTTTCCCACCCCAGTAGGTCCTATCATCAATATATTTTTTGGCATTATCTCTTTTTTTATTTCTTCTGGTAATTTTAATCTTCTGTACCTATTTCTTAGAGCTACAGCAACAGCTTTCTTAGCGTCATTTTGTCCTATGATGAATTTATCTAATTCTCTAACAATTTCCTTTGGAGTTAATTCTACCATATTTACACCTCCGCGCAAAGTTTCAAATCCCCCATAGAGGGGGATTTTATTATTTTCCGGTAATAATGTTATTTATATTATTATAAGTTGTATAACTATTATTAAAGAAACTCATAAAGTTACTTACAGTAGTCATTACATTTACAACATTCGTTAGCACATTTTTAGGAACATAAATAATATTTCCAGGTTCTAATAACTTATTCATACTTTCTGGGACATTTCCACCATTGTAAAAATCTTTAAGATTTAATACAATAGGTGGTTGATTAGGTCCATCGGTAAATAAAAACACATTTGATAGTTCGGCAGTTTGTGGATTAACTCCTGCTTTAAATAAAGCTTCAATAACATTTAAACCTTTTGTGTAAGGGATTAATCCAGGTTTTAAAACTTCTCCGAAAATATATACAAACTGATTATGTGTTGTTGGGACATAAACTACTGTACCAGGATCTATTAAAATTGAGTTTAAACTTTTTACTTTATCCAAATCAATTTCTTCAAAATC contains:
- the hslU gene encoding ATP-dependent protease ATPase subunit HslU, producing MVELTPKEIVRELDKFIIGQNDAKKAVAVALRNRYRRLKLPEEIKKEIMPKNILMIGPTGVGKTEIARRLAQIANAPFIKVEATRFTEVGYVGKNVESMIRELVDVSINMVRNEMMIEVEEKAEEMVNEKILDALMGVKKSRQPSAGNFMELLNMFGQNQPRKEEPVQDTNNLERRAQLKQKLKNKELEDIEIEIEVEESAAPMFAGLGPEFEDMGIQIGEMFSNMMPKKTIRKKMKIKDARKVLLPMEAEKLIDKDKMIQEALDRAQNRGIIFIDEMDKIAAKSGSSGPDVSREGVQRDLLPIVEGTTVITKHGPIKTDYMLFIAAGAFHVAKPSDLIPEMQGRFPIRVELDALTEKDFVRILVEPENAVTKQYKALLETDGVNLVFTDEGINEIAKIAFNLNEKIENIGARRLYTVVEKVLEEVSFEAPLGSEVEIQITKEYVKQRIGKLAEDKDLSEFVL